A window of the Myxococcus virescens genome harbors these coding sequences:
- a CDS encoding ABC transporter ATP-binding protein, which translates to MLRALLGRWRSSLRLLQPAHVGVERAKISVARLDHEYANKVVALQNVDLNVRSGEFVCLLGPSGCGKSTLLYALAGHVAPTGGSVSIDRQPIHGPGPDRLLMFQEAALFPWLTVRGNITFALAARGVPRGERRERADTYIRRVQLGGFEDALPHQLSGGMKMRASLARALAVDPAVLLMDEPFGSLDAQTRIHMQELLQSIWVRTGKTVVFVTHDVHEALMLGTRVVLMAPRPGRVVRDLEVHLPMPRQPEDAALNEMVRHVGGLLREVEGRAHTRSLQPAPTRAPAQPVLRPQVIPGP; encoded by the coding sequence ATGCTGCGCGCTCTCCTTGGCCGTTGGAGAAGTTCCCTGCGCCTGCTCCAGCCGGCGCATGTCGGTGTGGAGCGCGCGAAAATCAGCGTCGCCCGGTTGGACCACGAGTACGCCAACAAGGTGGTCGCCTTGCAGAACGTGGACCTCAACGTCCGCTCGGGCGAATTCGTCTGCCTGCTGGGCCCGTCCGGCTGCGGCAAGTCCACGCTGCTCTACGCGCTGGCGGGGCACGTGGCGCCCACGGGGGGCTCGGTCTCCATCGACCGGCAGCCCATCCACGGGCCCGGGCCGGACCGGCTGCTGATGTTCCAGGAAGCCGCCCTGTTCCCGTGGCTCACCGTGCGCGGCAACATCACCTTCGCGCTGGCTGCCCGGGGCGTGCCCCGCGGCGAGCGCCGCGAGCGGGCGGACACCTATATCCGGCGCGTGCAACTGGGCGGCTTCGAGGACGCGCTGCCCCACCAGCTCTCCGGGGGCATGAAGATGCGGGCCTCGCTCGCCCGCGCGCTGGCGGTGGACCCGGCCGTGCTGCTGATGGACGAGCCCTTCGGCTCGCTGGACGCGCAGACGCGCATCCACATGCAGGAGCTGCTGCAGTCCATCTGGGTGCGCACGGGCAAGACGGTGGTGTTCGTCACCCACGACGTCCATGAAGCGCTGATGCTGGGCACCCGCGTGGTGCTGATGGCCCCCAGGCCGGGACGCGTGGTGCGGGATTTGGAAGTCCACCTGCCCATGCCGCGCCAGCCGGAGGACGCGGCGCTCAATGAAATGGTGCGGCACGTCGGCGGCCTGCTGCGTGAGGTGGAGGGCCGCGCCCACACACGCTCGCTCCAGCCAGCGCCCACCCGGGCCCCCGCCCAGCCCGTGCTCCGTCCACAGGTGATTCCCGGCCCGTAG
- a CDS encoding ABC transporter substrate-binding protein, whose product MRVFHFLLPVVVAGLAVLGAGCKRESAARGPDAPLRLGFFPNITHAQALVGNAEGTFASQPGVGRLEVMQFNAGPAAMEALVAGSLDVSYVGSGPAINTFLKAGRELRVIAGAVNNGAVLVVRTVKTPAELKGKKLASPQLGNTQDIALRYWLEQQGLTTRLDGTGDVQIFPLSNPDILGQFLRGGIEGAWVPEPWGARLVAEGKGRILVNEKDLWPGGRFPTTVLVTTRQVLETQRPRVVALLRAHVRLTERWQEDPAGFTTAANAAFGQLTSKPLPAGILQQAFSRLEPSLDPVPQALATAAEHAKTLGFITDANIDGLVDLSLLDEARAGAAK is encoded by the coding sequence ATGCGTGTCTTCCACTTCCTGTTGCCCGTGGTGGTCGCTGGACTGGCGGTGCTCGGCGCGGGCTGCAAGCGCGAGTCCGCCGCGCGCGGCCCGGACGCGCCGCTGCGCCTGGGCTTCTTCCCCAACATCACCCACGCCCAGGCCCTGGTGGGCAACGCGGAGGGCACGTTCGCCTCGCAGCCGGGGGTGGGCCGCCTGGAGGTGATGCAGTTCAACGCGGGGCCCGCCGCCATGGAGGCGCTGGTGGCCGGTTCACTGGACGTGTCCTACGTGGGCAGCGGTCCGGCCATCAACACGTTCCTCAAGGCGGGGCGCGAGCTGCGCGTCATCGCCGGCGCGGTGAACAACGGCGCGGTGCTGGTGGTGCGCACGGTGAAGACGCCCGCGGAGCTCAAGGGCAAGAAGCTGGCGTCGCCGCAGCTGGGCAACACGCAGGACATCGCCCTGCGCTACTGGCTCGAGCAGCAAGGGCTGACGACGCGCCTGGACGGCACCGGGGACGTGCAGATCTTCCCGCTGAGCAACCCGGACATCCTGGGCCAGTTCCTGCGCGGCGGCATTGAGGGCGCCTGGGTGCCGGAGCCCTGGGGCGCGCGCCTGGTGGCCGAGGGCAAGGGCCGCATCCTGGTGAATGAGAAGGACTTGTGGCCCGGAGGGCGCTTTCCCACCACGGTGCTGGTGACGACACGACAGGTGCTGGAGACGCAGCGCCCGCGCGTGGTCGCCCTGCTGCGCGCGCACGTGCGACTCACCGAGCGCTGGCAGGAGGACCCGGCCGGCTTCACCACCGCGGCCAACGCCGCCTTCGGCCAGCTCACGAGCAAGCCGTTGCCCGCCGGCATCCTCCAGCAGGCCTTCTCCCGGCTGGAGCCCAGCCTGGACCCGGTGCCACAGGCGCTCGCCACCGCGGCCGAGCACGCGAAGACGCTGGGCTTCATCACCGACGCCAACATCGACGGGCTGGTGGACCTGAGCCTCCTGGACGAGGCACGAGCGGGCGCCGCGAAGTGA
- a CDS encoding NYN domain-containing protein — MNGRNAEHRIALFIDFENLVTNTGISSASFDLQPSLDRLLEKGKVVFRRAYCDWSRFAEAKIRLHEFGVELIDVPPSTRAGKNGADMRLVIDALELCYARESIDTFVIGSGDSDFCPLAYKLRENGRTVIGLAVKESTSPLFVKACDEFIYLRPRQSRSDKGDKEKGRQSVSAEEAGHGKRGGRQGRDEKGRGDKEKTPQGGGKSQPKTEVPDIAREVVQSMLARATGPVNPSLIKEAIVRKEPDFDEREHGFSTFARLLAALEQQGLLRRIQQGRQWYVVAADFDVGGGDSKGKKRGPAHTVEEDDELESYPDPDEDEG, encoded by the coding sequence GTGAACGGTCGCAACGCTGAGCACCGCATCGCCCTCTTCATCGACTTCGAGAACCTCGTCACCAACACGGGCATCAGCTCCGCGAGCTTCGACTTGCAGCCCTCGCTCGACCGCCTGCTGGAGAAGGGCAAGGTCGTCTTCCGCCGCGCCTACTGCGACTGGTCCCGCTTCGCCGAGGCCAAAATCCGGCTGCACGAGTTCGGCGTGGAGCTCATCGACGTGCCGCCCTCCACGCGCGCCGGCAAGAATGGCGCGGACATGCGCCTGGTCATCGACGCGCTGGAGCTGTGCTACGCGCGCGAGAGCATCGACACCTTCGTCATCGGCTCCGGGGACAGCGACTTCTGCCCGCTGGCCTACAAGCTGCGTGAGAACGGGCGCACCGTCATCGGGCTCGCGGTGAAGGAGTCCACGTCGCCGCTCTTCGTGAAGGCCTGCGATGAATTCATCTACCTGCGCCCGCGCCAGTCACGCTCCGACAAGGGCGACAAGGAGAAGGGCCGGCAGAGCGTGTCCGCCGAGGAGGCGGGACACGGCAAACGCGGCGGCCGCCAGGGGCGCGACGAGAAGGGCCGGGGAGACAAGGAGAAGACGCCGCAGGGTGGCGGCAAGTCCCAGCCGAAGACGGAGGTGCCGGACATCGCCCGCGAGGTGGTGCAGAGCATGCTGGCGCGCGCCACCGGGCCGGTGAACCCGTCCCTCATCAAGGAAGCCATCGTCCGCAAGGAGCCCGACTTCGACGAGCGCGAGCACGGCTTCTCCACCTTCGCTCGGCTGCTGGCCGCGCTGGAGCAGCAAGGCCTGCTGCGCCGCATCCAGCAGGGCCGCCAGTGGTACGTGGTGGCGGCGGACTTCGACGTCGGCGGGGGCGACAGCAAGGGCAAGAAGCGCGGCCCCGCGCACACCGTCGAGGAAGACGACGAGCTGGAGTCCTACCCGGACCCGGACGAAGACGAGGGCTGA
- a CDS encoding YkgJ family cysteine cluster protein, which produces MPRNTLCLRCGMCCDGTLFTHVSLQPEEALALQRRGFPVGARTDGSLALLQHCSALDERTCTIYEDRPASCRRYHCQLFSALVEKEVSLDEALAVVDEAHARVATVARTLAPASEGAPRSVLQRARRANLREHGGPLSATDLATYEHAEAYLDTHFRGRFGRWD; this is translated from the coding sequence ATGCCGCGCAACACCCTCTGCCTTCGTTGCGGCATGTGCTGTGACGGAACGCTTTTCACGCACGTGTCGCTCCAGCCGGAGGAAGCCCTGGCGCTCCAGCGGCGGGGATTTCCCGTGGGCGCACGCACGGATGGAAGTCTCGCCTTGCTGCAACACTGCTCGGCCCTGGATGAGCGCACGTGCACCATCTACGAGGACCGCCCCGCGAGCTGCAGGCGTTATCACTGTCAGCTGTTCTCCGCGCTGGTTGAGAAGGAAGTCTCGCTGGACGAAGCGCTCGCGGTGGTGGACGAGGCCCATGCGCGAGTGGCCACCGTGGCGCGCACGCTGGCGCCTGCTTCGGAAGGGGCGCCGCGCTCGGTGCTGCAACGCGCCCGGCGCGCGAACCTGCGCGAGCACGGCGGCCCGCTGTCCGCGACGGACCTGGCCACCTACGAGCATGCGGAGGCCTATCTGGATACACACTTCCGGGGGCGCTTCGGACGTTGGGATTGA
- a CDS encoding ABC transporter permease, with translation MKHHAQKLLVIALLIGLWELVARMGVWSPHLLPRPLTVAQSLVAMVTDGRLVGAAGRSLGRLLRAYLMSVALGVPLGLLISRIPFFRNAVKPVVMGLQALPSICWLPLALLWFGLTDGAILFVVVMGSVLGIAIATEDSVNGVDPQLTRVASTLGVRGLRFQFGVLLPAALPGIVTGLKLGWSFAWRALLAGELLFVSGGLGQLLTVGRELMDVPQVMAVMVAIVIIGTAVDRVLFQTVEVRLRRRWGLTATT, from the coding sequence ATGAAACACCATGCCCAGAAGCTGCTGGTGATTGCGTTGCTGATTGGCCTCTGGGAGCTGGTGGCCCGGATGGGCGTCTGGTCTCCCCACCTGCTGCCCCGGCCCCTGACGGTGGCCCAGAGCCTGGTGGCCATGGTCACCGACGGGCGACTGGTGGGCGCGGCGGGGCGCTCCCTGGGGCGGCTGCTGCGCGCCTACCTGATGTCGGTGGCCCTGGGCGTCCCCCTGGGTCTGCTGATTTCCCGCATCCCCTTCTTCCGCAACGCCGTGAAGCCGGTGGTGATGGGGCTCCAGGCGCTGCCGTCCATCTGCTGGCTGCCGCTGGCGCTGCTGTGGTTCGGGCTGACGGATGGCGCCATCCTCTTCGTCGTCGTCATGGGCAGCGTGCTGGGCATCGCCATCGCCACCGAGGACAGCGTCAACGGCGTGGACCCGCAGCTCACCCGCGTGGCCAGCACCCTGGGCGTGCGAGGCCTGCGCTTCCAGTTCGGCGTGCTGCTGCCCGCGGCCCTGCCCGGCATCGTCACCGGCCTGAAGCTGGGATGGAGCTTCGCCTGGCGCGCGCTGCTGGCCGGTGAGCTGCTCTTCGTCTCCGGCGGCCTGGGGCAGTTGCTCACGGTGGGCCGCGAGCTGATGGACGTGCCCCAGGTCATGGCCGTCATGGTGGCCATCGTCATCATCGGCACCGCGGTGGACCGTGTCCTCTTCCAGACGGTGGAGGTGCGGCTGCGGCGGCGGTGGGGGCTGACGGCGACGACGTGA
- a CDS encoding PilZ domain-containing protein, with protein sequence MQADTLEGLSGRASMLGYRMGTELTAVASFGNLQAPCRLVQLSLEHLTLNLGTQAAPKPGDTASVVLGHGERWATALDVEVMDVRGAPEVSMRFLAPPLDAGRRIVSVLEALRDNGLLLPPETRPVWKERIEHPDRVRRICDALVGRQARGMARTADGRKVPVTAAYFDPREGRMGWRFEGGLPAQPFTLEAFGYSSVVHLEVSEAREESGLVLMPLPRELVRYRHRWLRRAPPSRACTLSFDHPLWPQVHVRRQVLDLSYEGIAFLTEPGEDLLYPGLRQPVLEVVTEGMAPVRLRAEVRNISSTAAGRRCGMSVRPLDAAGAQAWRALVEAQMHPATQVEGDWGDATWKLFDGSGYFRLPGKSPEDFEDAHPSFDATLARLEGRTRLGYRVVHPEGQSVGATLSVVKPYEGSWMAHQLARQPVKGSRTSAREALRDIYLRGYEPTQVDPEVKWFFAFCEARVRWVRFTKFDFATWYEHTGQTCLVPFQLMEAEVDGAWEIPAGIEVGTPTEAERAAFFQQVERTRPLAYREALDLVPERFDLKRAKERWGEAGMGRERELVVARHEGKPVVLAVLETAQPGLNLFNVLDGVRLVPLVDDATKEAQDAMVALLAHAADWYRARERKVFIHYVEAACVEYVERASLADLGEGKLWVISASLLPEFLEHLFEATTPPAGA encoded by the coding sequence ATGCAGGCGGACACGCTGGAAGGGTTGAGCGGCCGGGCGTCGATGCTCGGTTACCGGATGGGGACGGAACTGACGGCGGTGGCGTCATTCGGAAACCTCCAGGCGCCGTGTCGGCTGGTGCAGCTGTCGTTGGAGCACCTGACGCTGAACCTCGGTACGCAGGCGGCGCCGAAGCCGGGCGACACCGCCTCCGTGGTGCTGGGCCATGGCGAGCGATGGGCCACCGCGCTGGACGTGGAGGTCATGGACGTGCGCGGCGCGCCGGAGGTGAGCATGCGCTTCCTGGCGCCGCCCCTGGACGCGGGCCGCCGCATCGTCTCCGTGCTGGAGGCCCTGCGTGACAACGGCCTGCTGCTCCCGCCGGAGACGCGGCCGGTGTGGAAGGAGCGCATCGAGCACCCCGACCGCGTGCGGCGCATCTGCGACGCGCTGGTGGGCAGGCAGGCACGCGGCATGGCGCGGACCGCGGACGGGCGCAAGGTGCCGGTGACGGCCGCGTACTTCGACCCGCGCGAAGGCCGCATGGGCTGGCGCTTCGAGGGCGGACTGCCCGCGCAGCCCTTCACCCTGGAGGCCTTTGGCTACAGCAGCGTGGTGCACCTGGAGGTCAGCGAGGCGCGCGAGGAGTCCGGCCTGGTGCTGATGCCGCTGCCCCGGGAGCTCGTTCGTTACCGCCACCGCTGGCTGCGGCGCGCGCCGCCGAGCCGTGCCTGCACGCTGTCCTTCGACCATCCGCTGTGGCCGCAGGTGCACGTGCGGCGTCAGGTGTTGGACCTGTCCTATGAGGGCATCGCCTTCCTGACGGAGCCCGGCGAGGACCTGCTGTACCCGGGCCTGCGCCAGCCAGTGCTGGAGGTCGTGACGGAAGGAATGGCGCCGGTGCGGCTGCGCGCCGAGGTGCGCAACATCTCCAGCACCGCGGCGGGCCGCCGCTGCGGCATGTCCGTGCGTCCCCTGGATGCGGCGGGCGCGCAGGCCTGGCGCGCGCTGGTGGAGGCGCAGATGCACCCGGCCACCCAGGTGGAGGGTGACTGGGGGGATGCCACCTGGAAGCTCTTCGACGGCTCGGGTTACTTCCGGCTGCCGGGCAAGTCGCCGGAGGACTTCGAGGACGCGCACCCCAGCTTCGACGCCACGCTGGCGCGGCTGGAGGGCCGGACGCGGCTGGGCTACCGGGTGGTGCACCCGGAGGGGCAGTCCGTGGGCGCCACGCTGTCGGTGGTGAAGCCGTACGAAGGCAGCTGGATGGCGCACCAGCTGGCGCGTCAGCCGGTGAAGGGCAGCCGCACGTCGGCGCGCGAGGCGCTGCGCGACATCTACCTGCGCGGCTACGAGCCCACGCAGGTGGACCCGGAGGTGAAGTGGTTCTTCGCCTTCTGCGAGGCGCGCGTGCGCTGGGTGCGCTTCACCAAGTTCGACTTCGCCACCTGGTACGAGCACACGGGCCAGACGTGCCTCGTGCCCTTCCAGCTGATGGAGGCGGAGGTGGACGGGGCCTGGGAAATCCCCGCGGGCATCGAGGTGGGCACGCCCACCGAAGCGGAGCGCGCGGCCTTCTTCCAGCAGGTGGAGCGCACGCGTCCGCTGGCCTACCGCGAGGCGCTGGACCTGGTGCCGGAGCGCTTCGACCTCAAGCGCGCCAAGGAGCGCTGGGGCGAGGCGGGCATGGGCCGCGAGCGCGAGCTGGTGGTGGCGCGGCATGAGGGCAAGCCCGTCGTCCTGGCGGTGCTTGAGACGGCGCAGCCGGGCCTCAACCTCTTCAACGTGCTGGACGGCGTGCGGCTGGTGCCGCTGGTGGACGACGCGACGAAGGAGGCCCAGGACGCCATGGTGGCGCTGCTGGCCCACGCGGCGGACTGGTACCGCGCGCGCGAGCGCAAGGTGTTCATCCACTACGTGGAAGCGGCCTGCGTGGAGTACGTGGAGCGCGCGTCGCTCGCGGACCTGGGCGAAGGCAAGCTGTGGGTCATCTCCGCCAGCCTGCTGCCCGAGTTCCTCGAGCACCTCTTCGAGGCCACCACGCCCCCGGCGGGGGCGTAG
- a CDS encoding HAD family hydrolase: protein MKMERVEETLERIQLEAERAPGGVLAFDGDGTLWSGDVGDDLFLALLEHGDIRPEAHAALERLATAHGFEKGLPARELAHQLFAAFEAGRIPEKDIYEMVAWLFAGWRVDAVRAFAKDVVARHAVKQRIHPESRRVVEWARGQGIPCYVVSASPLAVVEAAVHEVGLDPLKVLACTPRTEDGTVLAGIVEPIPYAAGKVHCLRSRTSQPLYAAFGDNVFDLELLAASRVPVAIRPKPRLRARAAELPSLVQLHPED from the coding sequence ATGAAGATGGAGCGTGTGGAGGAGACGCTGGAGCGCATCCAGTTGGAGGCCGAGCGCGCCCCCGGCGGGGTGCTGGCCTTCGACGGCGATGGCACGCTGTGGAGCGGAGACGTCGGAGACGACCTGTTCCTGGCCCTGCTGGAGCACGGCGACATCCGCCCGGAAGCGCACGCCGCCCTGGAGCGGCTGGCCACCGCACATGGCTTCGAGAAGGGCCTGCCCGCGCGCGAGCTGGCGCACCAGCTCTTCGCCGCCTTCGAGGCGGGGCGGATTCCGGAGAAGGACATCTACGAGATGGTGGCGTGGCTCTTCGCCGGTTGGCGCGTGGACGCGGTGCGCGCCTTCGCGAAAGACGTGGTGGCCCGCCACGCGGTCAAGCAGCGCATCCACCCGGAGAGCCGCCGCGTCGTCGAGTGGGCCCGCGGACAGGGCATCCCCTGCTACGTGGTCAGCGCCTCGCCGCTCGCCGTCGTGGAGGCCGCCGTTCATGAAGTGGGGCTGGACCCCTTGAAGGTGCTGGCCTGCACGCCGCGCACGGAGGATGGGACGGTGCTGGCCGGCATCGTCGAGCCCATTCCCTACGCGGCCGGGAAGGTGCATTGCCTGCGCTCGCGCACGTCCCAGCCGCTCTACGCGGCCTTCGGGGACAACGTGTTCGACCTGGAGTTGCTGGCGGCCTCGCGCGTGCCGGTCGCCATCCGGCCCAAGCCACGGCTCCGGGCGAGGGCAGCGGAACTGCCCTCGCTCGTCCAACTCCACCCGGAGGACTGA